Proteins found in one Nymphalis io chromosome 4, ilAglIoxx1.1, whole genome shotgun sequence genomic segment:
- the LOC126781794 gene encoding TIP41-like protein: MFVAEATIDSGRFTTNLQSIQFGPWHISYDISCILPSMCSTKVVCERNDNQFCQFCIYCKELSLPHFPDMVFPKNILKLEHKSGSKIHFSPLDALRKVSSKVQAIEVACAEAWLESRPDAEKPKKTFDWTFSTDYKGTLSDNITIEPTDETINFDLLKRKDQILFYHDLTLFEDELHDHGISKLSVKIRVMPSYWYVLLRYFLRVDDVLVRSHETRMFHMLNSDYVLREYTIKEARAQDINIPTSQMKEADDVIPILPVKEKIMEKLIVNLEKD; this comes from the exons ATGTTTGTAGCGGAG GCAACAATTGATTCTGGACGTTTTACAACAAATTTACAATCCATACAATTTGGTCCATGGCATATATCGTACGACATTAGTTGTATACTGCCCAGCATGTGTTCTACTAAAGTTGTTTGTGAACGGAATGATAATCAGTTTTGTCAATTTTGtat ATACTGTAAAGAACTAAGTCTGCCACATTTTCCTGACATGGTATTtccaaaaaatatcttaaagttGGAACATAAGAGTGGTTCTAAGATACATTTCAGTCCATTAGATGCTCTACGCAAAGTTTCAAGTAAAGTACAAGCTATTGAAGTAGCCTGTGCTGAAGCTTGGCTGGAATCACG accaGATGCAGAAAAACCAAAGAAGACATTTGATTGGACCTTCTCAACAGATTATAAAGGTACTTTATCCGACAACATCACCATAGAGCCCACGGACGAGACCATAAATTTTGATCTGTTGAAACGCAAAGACCAAATTCTTTTCTATCATGATCTCACACTGTTCGAAGATGAGCTTCATGATCATGGCATTTCAAAGTTGTCAGTGAAAATT AGAGTAATGCCATCATACTGGTATGTGttattgagatattttttaagaGTTGATGATGTCTTAGTGCGGTCTCATGAAACCAGGAtgtttcatatgcttaattccGACTATGTTCTACGAGAATATACTATTAAAGAAGCAAGAGCACAggatataaat ATTCCTACATCTCAAATGAAAGAAGCAGACGATGTTATACCTATTCTCCCAGTTAAAGAGAAAATAATGGAAAAATTGATTGTAAACTTAGAAAAAGATTGA